The sequence TCGTGTAATTTTTGCAGGTATTTAATACGAGTCTGCCTCGAAGAAATAGAAAACGTCTTAAATGCTTCCTTTGCACTTGCTATCGCCAGCTGTGTATCTGTTTCATCACCCAGTCTTACCTGACCAATGAACGCATTTGTAGCTGGATTAATCAGCTCAAACATTTCCTGTCCATGTGGAGTCACAAATGCCCCGTTGATATAAATTTTATCTATCGTTTTCATAATTGATATTTTGATAGATCAAAGGTAGGGAGAGAAGGGGTCACGCTGTTTTGTTCTAAAGCTCAAATTACTTTGTTATAAGGATCAGGTTACATAGTATAATCAATTAAAGTTGTGTTGCTACAAAGGAGGAGATTACCTTACTACAATGGATCAGCTTACCCTGCTATAAAGAATAAGGTTACCCCTTACTACAATGGATCAGGTTACCTTACTATAAAGAATAAGGTTACCTTACTACAATAGATCAGCTTACTTTGCTACAATAGATCAGCTAACATTATTACAATAGATCAAATTACCATACTACAAAGAATCTGCTTACCTTATCACAAAGGATCAACTAACCTCCCGTCAAATGCCCAGCTTACCCTGCATTCTCCTTCAATATCCGGTTCAAACTCCTTACACTAATCCCCATATACCCCGCCAGATCCTGTTTTGTAAAAGCAATCTGCTGCGCAGCCAGCATTTTCTGCAATTGGGGCAATAGCGCTGCCATCGTATATAGTTGTTGTCTCGCCATCTTCACAGAAGAATTCGCTACCCGCGTAGCCAGCAACCGCATCACCAGATTATTAAAAGCAGGAATGGTCTGTAAAAAATAATGGAACTGCCCGACTCCCATCGCATACAGACTCACAGGTGTTACGGCATCTACGCTACAAACGGTTTTTGTACCACGAATCGCCTCTACCTCACCCAGCATTTCACCTTCACCCAGGAATTCAAGTATGTACTCTTTGCCATTCTCTTCCGTAATCAGGGGCTTGACCACACCAGAGCGGATGATATATACCTGCAGTATCTCCTGCTCCTGGAATATAAACCGTTGTCCGGCATCAAATTGTCTCATGGTAATTGCACCACCCGCTGCAGGCAGAATGTCATTGAATAATTGTAATAATGCGTGGTTTGTTTGGATCATATTGTAAATTGGGACAAATGTCCCGCGATTAATGTTTACCCAAAGTAAATTTACATCCTCAATTGATTATATGAAAATACTCATTACTGGTAGTTCCGGACATCTAGGCGAAGCATTGGTCAGAACCCTCTCTCCGCAAGGACATGAGATCGTGGCCATCGATATACAACCTTCCTCTTTCACCACCCATGTTGGCAATATCGCCAATGCCACCTTTGTACAACGCTGTATGGAAGGCGTAGATATCGTACTCCATACTGCCACCCTGCATAAACCACATGTAGACACTCACTCCCGTCAGGAATTTATTGACACCAATATCACCGGCACCTTGCAACTGCTGGAAGCGGCGACTGCCAATAAGGTAAAGGCATTCATCTTCACGAGTACCACCAGCGTATTCGGTGATGCTCTGATTCCACCTCCTGGTCAGCCAGCGGCATGGATTACAGAAGATGTAACACCTCAACCCAAGAACATCTACGGCGTTACTAAAACTGCTGCCGAAGATCTTTGCCAGCTCTTTCACCGCAATCAAAAATTACCTGTTCTGATCCTGCGTACTTCCCGCTTCTTCCCGGAACAGGATGATAATAAAGGTATGCGCGATGCATTTGCAGATGATAATCTAAAAGCACTCGAATACCTGTACCGCCGTGTTGATGTGGAAGATGTAGTATCCGCACATATCGCTGCAATGCACAAAGCGCCAGAGATTGGTTTCGGGAAATACATTATCAGTGCAACGACGCCTTTTACGACAGCAGATCTTCCTGTATTAAGAGAGCATGCACCACAAATAATAAAACAAATTTATCCGGAAGCTGCAAACATTTTCGCTCAGCACAACTGGCAATTCCTCCCAAAAATAGATAGGGTATATGTCAATGAAAAAGCACGCAGAGAATTGCATTGGCAGCCACAACACGACTTTGGTGCTTTGTTACAAAAACTAAAACAAGGGCAATCTATAAAAAGTAAACTGGCAGATATGATTGGCGCAAAGGGCTATCACTCAGAATCCTTCTCAGAAGGCCCTTATCCGGTAAATCATTAAAGGCCAGGTAAATTTTAAAAGATTCCGTGGATCACTAAAGTCCTGTGAATAATCAAAGGCTCCATAAATTACTAAATGCTTTCGCATCATCAAGGTCTCCGTAAATCTTCAAACCCCTTTGAATCATCGAAGATGTTACAATTCACTAAACCCCACCAATCACAAACCTCATTAAATTCACCAACCTTATTAAAAAAGGCGGCCTTCACCAAGGCCGCCTTTCAATTATTATAACACATCTTTACTAATCACCGTCCAATCCTTATTCCCAAACCCTTTATCTATCCACTCATCCATCACCTTCGCCACCACCGGTATCACATTCAGATTCGTTCCCGCACTCGCTGTCGCATCCATAAACAACCCCGCATCTTTCCTCGCCATATTCAACTCCCATGATGGCTCATCATAAGGCGCTGACAACATCCGCTTCAACCTGGATGTAACAGACAAACCCGGATTCCAATCTCCCAACAACGTCAGAATATCATCCCCATTTACACCCAATGCCTTACCCACTGAAAGCATATCCGTCAAACCTGCTGTCAAACATATTAAAAATGAATTTCCCACCAGTTTCATAGCAGCAGCCTTCCCAACTTCATTTCCAAAATTCACCAGTTTACCCGTCATTGGTGCCAACACAAGCTCCAAATTACTCAACACAGCAACATCACCAGACACCAGCATATAACCCGTACTTTCCAATGCATTGCCCGGTCCCATAAACACAGGTGCATGTTGATAAGTAAACTCTTTCTCTTTCCATTCTTTTGTACGTGCCTTCGCACCCTCAACGGTAGTGGTAGTATGATCTATAATCACAGCACCCGGTTTTAATCCAGGTTGCGCTGCTGCCAACACTTCATTCACCGCAGCATCATCCTTCACGACTATATGCACATAATCTGCACCCTTCACAGCATCCGCCACATTCGCAAAAGCCTTCGCGCCAAAAGCCTCCATCGCTGTGGCTCTCGAAGTCGTTCTGTTCCATACCTGTACCTGCTCTCCCTTTTTAATTAAAGCCTTCGTGAAATTTGATCCTAAAAGGCCCATACCTAAGAATGCTCTCATAATTCCGTTATTTTTATTAAAGTTACGAAAATTCATCCTTTCGTTCCGGAACGACAACACCATTTGAAAGATACACCTTATCAAGAGATCCAGTTTCAGCTGATGCTGAAAACGGCAATTGAAGGATAGAGTCTATCAAGAAAATCACTTAATGCTGATGCTAAAACCACCAATTGAACCTTAAGCTGTAACCCGCAAATCAAAAAGTACCCCTTCCCGTTAATCCTGATACATCCGCTCAATTATATTCCTATCTTAGCACTCATGCTAAAGTTTAGTCTAAAGTATTTTTTGCTGGCCCTGGCCCTCTTTATTACCGAGGTATTAATAGCCCTATACGTACACGACTCCTTCATCCGCCCCTATGTAGGTGACTATCTCGTTGTTATCTTCATTTACTGCGTGGTAAGAAGCATCTACCAGGCGCCTGTAAAACGTGTTGCCCTGGGAGTATTACTCTTTTCTTACCTGATTGAGATCGGTCAATACTTCAATCTCGTCAGCATGCTGGGCCTACAACATAACAAAGCCGCCAGAATCATTATCGGCACCAGCTTTGCGTGGAGTGACCTGATTGCATATACTTTAGGCATTCTGACTGTGATACTAGTAGAGAAAAAACGATAGCATCCCCAATAAAACATTCATAAAAAAAGGCATTCACCAACAGGGAGTGAAAACCATTTTCAAAGAAAAAAGCGCTTTCACCATACGGCAAAAGCGCTCCCAGGTTTTATCAATCAAGATTACAATCGTATCAGTTTCACACTCTTCTTCCGCGTACCCACTGCGTTAGAAAGCTTCACTATCCATGTACCTACCGGTACCTTACTAATATCTACACTTATCATCTGTGCACCTTTCGCACCTGCTGTATAAACTTTCCTCACTACCGGGCCTGTACCATCCACACTCCACAATTCAAGTACCACCTGCTCACCAGCCACCGCACTTACTTTCACCTGCAGCGTACTACCTGTCACAGGATTAGGATATACTGTCACAGGAATAGAATCAGCTGTTTCATAAGTAGTATTCGCTACTCTTGCACTGCTGCTACAAGCACCCAGTGGCTGCCACCAGTAATCAGCAGTACCCGGTGTTACATTGTACAAACCATTTGCCAGTGACACATACAGATAGCCATTGTACACCACTTTATCACCCGCATTATACACAGAAGGATAAGGCTGGTAAGTTGCCACACCTGCACAATTACCCGTGCTGGTAGAACCAGAAACTGTAATACTCACCGCACTGCTGGTAGTAGAAGCACCACCGTTATCAGTTGCTTTTGCGGTCAGAGAATAAGTACCTGCTGCTACACTTGTCCAACTATAACTATAAGGAGAAGCTGTAGATGTACCTAATAAAGTAGCACCATTGTAAAACTCTACCTTCGCAATACTACCATCAGCATCAGCAGCACTTGCTGTAATGCTCACAGATGCCGGCGCTGTATAAGATGCCCCTGATGCAGGAGCCGTCAAACTCACAGTAGGCGCTTTGTTAGAACCTGAAGAAGAACCACAATCACTTACATAAGACCACACCTGACCATCACCCGTATGTGTATCAGGCTGTTCATTCTGTGTCCACCATTTAGCAGTATACAATTTACTATTGTACACGACCTGTGCACCACCCAGATAAATATCTGTCGCCGTCCAGGTAGCTACACCACTACAATTACCACCTGTACTACCACCACCCACGGTGATCGTTACTGTAGAACTGGTTGTAGCGGCACCACTGTTATCAGTCGCTTTTGCTGTCAGGGAATAAGTGCCTGCAGCTACACTTGCCCAGCTATAAGTATAAGGAGAAGCGGTAGACGTACCTAACAATGTAGATCCATTATAGAACTCCACTTTCGTCACACTACCATCTGCATCAGCAGCAGTGGCGGTAATGCTGACTGTAGCACCAGCTGTAAAAGTAGCGTTGTTAGCAGGAGAGGTAATGCTCACTGTTGGATACTTGTTTCCAGTATTGCCACCGCCTTTCACAACCACTTCATCGTGAATTGCAGACAACAATGAATAAGTACCCGTAGCATCCATAGATAATTCCCAAATCATGATTCCACCACCCTGATCATAAGCGAGGTCTGTTTTACTCTTGATGGTAGTAATACCATTATAACCTACACCATTATAAGTATCAGCATAAGGACTGGCACCTCTTGCGATCAGCGCAGCATAGCTTTCCCATGAAGGACGTCCGTAAAAAGGAACACCTAATACAGTCTTAGCTGCTGGCAAACCTTTGCCTTTCCAGTAAGAAATAGATTGAGAAGCATAGGTATAGGTAGAGTGATCATAATTATTATAATCATACGCCATCAGGTTCAGAAAATCTACCTGAGAAAATACGCTACTCAAT is a genomic window of Chitinophaga sp. LS1 containing:
- a CDS encoding Crp/Fnr family transcriptional regulator, coding for MIQTNHALLQLFNDILPAAGGAITMRQFDAGQRFIFQEQEILQVYIIRSGVVKPLITEENGKEYILEFLGEGEMLGEVEAIRGTKTVCSVDAVTPVSLYAMGVGQFHYFLQTIPAFNNLVMRLLATRVANSSVKMARQQLYTMAALLPQLQKMLAAQQIAFTKQDLAGYMGISVRSLNRILKENAG
- a CDS encoding NAD(P)-dependent oxidoreductase, with the protein product MKILITGSSGHLGEALVRTLSPQGHEIVAIDIQPSSFTTHVGNIANATFVQRCMEGVDIVLHTATLHKPHVDTHSRQEFIDTNITGTLQLLEAATANKVKAFIFTSTTSVFGDALIPPPGQPAAWITEDVTPQPKNIYGVTKTAAEDLCQLFHRNQKLPVLILRTSRFFPEQDDNKGMRDAFADDNLKALEYLYRRVDVEDVVSAHIAAMHKAPEIGFGKYIISATTPFTTADLPVLREHAPQIIKQIYPEAANIFAQHNWQFLPKIDRVYVNEKARRELHWQPQHDFGALLQKLKQGQSIKSKLADMIGAKGYHSESFSEGPYPVNH
- a CDS encoding NAD(P)-dependent oxidoreductase, translated to MRAFLGMGLLGSNFTKALIKKGEQVQVWNRTTSRATAMEAFGAKAFANVADAVKGADYVHIVVKDDAAVNEVLAAAQPGLKPGAVIIDHTTTTVEGAKARTKEWKEKEFTYQHAPVFMGPGNALESTGYMLVSGDVAVLSNLELVLAPMTGKLVNFGNEVGKAAAMKLVGNSFLICLTAGLTDMLSVGKALGVNGDDILTLLGDWNPGLSVTSRLKRMLSAPYDEPSWELNMARKDAGLFMDATASAGTNLNVIPVVAKVMDEWIDKGFGNKDWTVISKDVL
- a CDS encoding DUF2809 domain-containing protein — encoded protein: MLKFSLKYFLLALALFITEVLIALYVHDSFIRPYVGDYLVVIFIYCVVRSIYQAPVKRVALGVLLFSYLIEIGQYFNLVSMLGLQHNKAARIIIGTSFAWSDLIAYTLGILTVILVEKKR
- a CDS encoding glycosyl hydrolase family 18 protein; translation: MTTKQMIRAGILSCLLLITSFLSHAQFKVIGYMPSWQGDVNTVQYSKLTHINYAFLLPTATGGLQSIDNPSKLQSLVSLAHANGVKVMISVGGWNNGDDSGFETLAGNSTYRSAFVTNIMNFVNQYNLDGADIDWEYPDAGTSANNYVSLMTALATSLHAQGKLLTAAVVGTGGDGVLSSVFSQVDFLNLMAYDYNNYDHSTYTYASQSISYWKGKGLPAAKTVLGVPFYGRPSWESYAALIARGASPYADTYNGVGYNGITTIKSKTDLAYDQGGGIMIWELSMDATGTYSLLSAIHDEVVVKGGGNTGNKYPTVSITSPANNATFTAGATVSITATAADADGSVTKVEFYNGSTLLGTSTASPYTYSWASVAAGTYSLTAKATDNSGAATTSSTVTITVGGGSTGGNCSGVATWTATDIYLGGAQVVYNSKLYTAKWWTQNEQPDTHTGDGQVWSYVSDCGSSSGSNKAPTVSLTAPASGASYTAPASVSITASAADADGSIAKVEFYNGATLLGTSTASPYSYSWTSVAAGTYSLTAKATDNGGASTTSSAVSITVSGSTSTGNCAGVATYQPYPSVYNAGDKVVYNGYLYVSLANGLYNVTPGTADYWWQPLGACSSSARVANTTYETADSIPVTVYPNPVTGSTLQVKVSAVAGEQVVLELWSVDGTGPVVRKVYTAGAKGAQMISVDISKVPVGTWIVKLSNAVGTRKKSVKLIRL